Genomic window (Candidatus Vicinibacter proximus):
TTGCTGAATGGTTGTGAATTTGATATTGATGTTTTTATCATCAGCACTTTCAAAAGTGTCGGTTTCTTTTATGTAAACTTCCTTTCCGTCAATTACTATTTTGTCATTGAACAAATATTTTGAAGCCTGTGGATTCAAAAAGTTGTCTTTTGTTTTTTTGATGATGTTATTTGAGTTTACAAAAAACAGAAAGTTTCTAAAACCTTTTTCATACAAGTAAAGCATTAAACCAGCCATTACCAAAGTCTTTCCGCTACCTGTAGCCATATTATACAACAAATGAAATGGCTTCTTAGGTCTGCCTTCAAAATCTTCGTTGTGGCAAATTATGTAACGTTGAAAAGATTCTATTTGGTAAGGTCGTTGACCAAATCCAGTTTTAAGATTGTCAGTTATGTAATTGGGAACAGGAACACGGGCAATTTCTCTTTTACCAAACTCCTGCACCAATGTGTCGTGTAAAAAACTCATTGTGCTTATTTTTTAAGTTGGTAAAAATCTTGAGTTACTTTCTTTTCTTCTGCCGAAACCTCAAAGTCTTTGTCATTAAGCGAAGATAGATTTACATACAATTGGTTTTTGTCTAACAACTCAACCAAATGTTGTTTTTGTTCTTCTAAATTCAATGCTTTAAAATCTTCAATTTGTGCTTCTTGCTTTTGCAAATCAACATTGTAGTTAAGGAAAGATTTTGCTTTCATCTCCTCCCAAATTTTCAAAACTGCTTTTTGTCTTTGGCAGTTTCAATTTGTTCAATAAATTTTTGATTAGATTTTTTTAGTTCGAGGTAAACAAATTCATCATTATCCTTCATTATTTTTTTTACTCTTTCCGTTGTAACAGTTTCGATATAATCCATCTGTTCACAAAGAATAAATTTTCTTTTTCCACCATCTTCTTTGTTCAAGTCTATAACAGCTTGAGCAGTTGTTCCTGAACCTGCGTGATAGTCCAGAATTATATCATCATTTTCAGTCCATAATTCTGTTATTCGTTTTAATAGATTGGTGTTTTTTGGATTTTTAAATACAGCATCACCCATTAACTTTTTTAATTCGCTTGTAGCTGAAGAAGTTAAAAAATTATCATCCCACCAAGTTGTTACAGTTTGTTTTGAAAGTGCAGCTTTTTCCTTGTAATACTTTTGTTGAAGTCCAGTAGCTGTTTTAACAACCAAGCCTTCCTCATACATTTTTTGCATTTTTTCTTTTGAAAATCTCCAATATCCTTCAATTCCTTCAAATGTGTAAAAAGGATTTCCTTTTGAAGCTCCGCCTGGTCCATCTACAGGAACTAATTTATAATCGCCTCGGTCATCTTTTAGTTTAAAACCATCCAGAGATTTTTTTACCCCAAATTTCTCTTTTTTTGAAAATACCAATCGTTCATTTTTTGCAAAAAGCAAAATATGGTTATGGTTAGGAGAGATGATTTTATCATTTGAAATTGAACCTCTTGATTTATGACAAATATCTGCTATGAAATTTTCTCTTTTGAAAATTTCATCCATAAGCACTTTGCAATAATGAGCTTCTTTATCATCTAAACTAACAAAAATTACTCCATCATCAGTAAGTAAGTCTTTAGCTATTTCAAGCCTATTCTTCATAAAAGTCATCCAAGAAGAATGATTGAAATTATCATTATAATTGAAGCCGTCTCCACCAGTATTATATGGTGGGTCTATGTAAATCAGTTTTACTTGTCCAGCAAACTCCTCTTTTAATGAATGAAGTGCTAAAAGGTTATTTCCTTTAATAATTAGGTTGTCGGTAATTATTCCTTTTTCGTTTCGGTTAAATTTAATAAGTGGTTTTTCGCCTTCGGTTGTGTAGCGTTTGGCATTGGTTAAAACCTTTGGCTCTAATAGTTGGGTAATTTCGTCTTGTGCAAGTGTTTCATTAAAAAATATTTCTTCACTTTTATCTTCTTCACGACTTTGTCCGCCCTCCAAAACGCAGTCTTTAAAAGGCCAAACTAAAGCAACCTCGTTGCGTTGCTTCAAATATTTTCCGTCAATGTTTAAACCAACTTTGTTTTTGTATGAAGTATAGCTATCATTCAAATAATTCTTTTGCTCCAAGAACTGCACAAATAAAGATTGGTTGAAAACCAAAACACCTTTAATGTCAAGAAAGAACTTTGCTTTTAGTTCCTTGTCATCAAGCAACAAGCCAATAAGTTCAGCATCATAATTCTGTGCTTTATTTATTACAACCCATTTTTTAAGTTCTCCGTTGTCGGTAACGTAATTGGGTTCTTTTTTTCAGTTGCTTTTCAAGTGTTTCGTATAATTTCATTTCTCGTCTTTTGCTTTAGTGATTGATAATTTTCCATTTAATTTCAGTAATGGAGAATCTGATGCGTAAGGCACTTTCCCTGAAGGAACTACTTTAGCTGAATCAGTTAAGTGAACTTCTTGGTCGTCAAAAAATATGTGTGCTCCAAACGCTTTTAAAACATTGTCTTTTGAAAGTCCACCCAAAAAATAGGCTTCGTCAACATATACGCCCCATTTGCGAAGCGTTTTGATAACTCTCATATGTGATGGGGCATTCCTTGCTGTTACAATTGCTATTCTCAAAGGAGAAAGTTCAATTGTTGTTGGTAATTCTTCTTGAATTTTTGAAAGTTTAATTAGCAATTTCGCAAACGGACCTTCTCCCAATGGTTCGTCTTGATGTTCTTGTTCATATTTATGAAAGGCTTCAATTCCTTCTGTTTTGTATCTGTGTTCCGATTCATCTGAAAACAAAACTGCATCTGCATCAAATGCAATTTTCACTCTGTTGTCACTGGGTTTAATTTCTGTTGGCGGTTCGTAAATATAAGCGGCTGCACATTTTTTAGAATCAATTACACTTTGAACATCTTTAAGGTCTTTGCTTAAAAATAAGTCAATATCAAAAGCGTCAATATAAGGTGCTAAAGGTTCACCACCACTAAACGCCATTCTTGTAATGTCCAAATTGTATTTACCAACGGAGTTCATAATTCTTACACCTGTTTCGGGGCTGTTTCTCGACATTACAACAACTTCAACAATTCTTTTCTTAGCATTTTCATTTAAGTGAAGTAAACTCTGAACAAGATGGAAAGCCGTCCCAAGTTCTAAGGGTTCATCCTCGTGTTCAAGTTGATATTTTCTAAAACCAGAAATACCTTCGGTATTAAAAATTTCATTTTCCTTTTCAAGATTGAAAAGTGCTCGGCTGGAAACTCCAACAACTAATATTTCGGAAAAATCTACAGCCATTATTTTGTTTTCTTTTTATTGTATTTAATTTTCTCTTCTGCTACTTGCATTGCTTGTAATGCAAGGTCTTCGTCTTGAACTTCATAATAAAGTTTGTCTGAAAGCCAAGCAATTATAACTTCATTCTTTTGGTCTTTATAAAAGTTGGCAAGTGATTTTACTTGCTCTTTTGTCGGCATTCTTTTGTCTTGCTCGATTTTGCTCAAGATGGTTGGGTCAAGCGAAAGTTTAGCTCCAACTTCTCTAAGCAATAGTCCTTTTGCTTCTCGTAATTCTCGTAATGTCGTCCCAATTGTTTTCAATGTGCTTTCTTTTGACTTGACAAATATTGGCAAATGTAAAAATTATTTTCAGAAAAAAGGTCTAAAGTTGCCTCCAAATTTTCAACAGTCCACTTGTCGGGTGGTGGGTGGGCTTTGGGTGCGGTTGGGCAAAATTAAATGTGGTGTTTTTGTGTCGGCAAGTGCGTTGGCAAAACACCTCTTTTAATTTTGCGAAGCGTTGGCATTTTCGTCCTCCGTTTCTGTTGGTTTATTGTCGGTCGTGTCGGTCTTTTAGGGTGAGTGCTAACTTCTTATATGTACACCAAAAGTAAACAAAGTCAACTGTTTTTGTAAGCTATGTACACTTTTAGTATGGTATATTTTTTTACAAATCGTCAAATGGACTTCGAATGCCTTGTATTTTTTTCTGGCTGACATGGGTATAGATCTCTGTGGTTCTGCTACTTTTATGACCTAGCAATTCTTGTATATAACGAAGGTCTGTTCCACTTTCTAGAAGATGTGTCGCGTAGCTGTGCCTAAGCCAGTGGAGACTTACTGCCTTTTGATTTCCGGTTTCCATAAGAGCATTCTTTAGTACCTTGGCAAGACTGGTCTCGCTGTATTTTCCTCCATTTTGTCCTTCAAAAAGGTAATGCTGTGGCCTATAGGATTTTATATATTCCTCCAGCTGACCCTGCAATTTCTGGCTTAATGGTACCACCCTGTCTTTATTTCCTTTGGATTGCCGAATAAGCAACAACTTACGTTCGAACATTATATCCGTTAATCTAAGTTCCAGTAACTCACTCCGTCTTAATCCACATGCGTAAATGAGACTCAGCATTACTCTGTGTTTAAGGTTTTTTAAACTGTCGAGAATCTGCCTGACTTCTTCTTTGCTGAGTACGTTAGGTAATTTAAAGGAACGTCTGGGACGATGTATTTCCTCCAGATCTATTAACTTGTTTTCTTCCACCCGAAAAAACAATTTTAATGCGTTGACTACTTGATTCTGATAGGAAGAAGAATAAGCCTTGTAAAGAATGTAATCGTTATTAAACCTTATGATGTCCTCCAGGACGATCTCATTGATAGGTTTTCCTTTCATGAATTTTAGAAAAACACCTATTGCGTCGAGATAAGTCTTCTGAGTATTTTTACTGTACCTTTTGCTCTTAAGCCATGCCGAAAATCTTTCCAAAGGAAGGTCATACGCATGTCGAAACCTCTGTTGCTCCTTAACTTGATTTAATTTTCTTCTAAGTTCACTTTCGTCCAGCTTGGCGTTTTCTCCAAAACTATTTCTGAGTTCCATGAGCAAGCCTTTTCTGGGAGGAACTTTCCATACACGATGATCAGGATCCCATCGTACACCTTGGATTTTCTTAACTGCTGCAATCAAAATTGGATCATACGGAACACGGATGGTGAGCAGCTCCACTCCCTCTTGCTCCGCTAAGTCTAATAAAATGGTTTCCATTTGGTAGGTGTTTTATAGTGTTCTTAAAAATATTCATTCGTACTATTTTGCTCAATAAGATATTTGCAGTGCTTACTAATTCCTGTTTCGCCCTAATATTCCATCCATTAGAAGCTAACTTTATTTTACGGCTTCGCCGTCCTCACTCACATATTCGCAAGTAAGACAAGGAAGGTGATTCTTATATTGCGTTCGTTCAGTTCAACTGTAATTGATCAGTAGGTATTTCTACCAAAAAAAACATGGACAGATTTTCGAGTTTTAACTGAACGAATTTTTTGCCGATGAGATCCACCAGTGTTCCGGTATTCCCGGCCAATAAACCGGCTTTTATTTTGACCTGCTTTCCTTTTAACCCTCGGATGGCCTGAAAGGAATTCTGAATAATCATGGACCCTCCCTTCCGGATCATATCAAGCTCTTCTTCCCTTATAATGGCATCCTGGTTTTCATGGCGTACATAATGCAGGACGCCCTTTGCCTGAAAGACGGCCTGCCGGTCCTTGTCTTCATTGCACACAAATAAATAAGAAGGAAATGCAGGCACAGTCAATTTCTTCATCCGATCCGACCATTGGCGCATGACTTGGACCTTGGGTAAATAGTGTTCTATCCCCAGTCGGGCAAGTTGCTGCTCTACTTTAAATTCATATCTGCCTTGAATATATAGGACCTTCCAGCTTGGCATCCGTCTAGGGTTAGTTGCCGTGCTAAATTAGAAATAATTTAGAATAGGTCAGGTAAATTTTAAGGGAATAAGGGAGAAATTAGAGAATTAGAAAATTTGAAAATTAGCTAATGGATGACTGAACGATCTCTGCGACAGCAGAGTATCGTGCGACAGCACGATAAGTGAGTATCCATGTAATTGAAAAAGGTTTAGCTTTAGTTAAGTGGTCCAAAGGCCACAATTTAAATTAAATAACTAAAAACTAAACCTTATGACAAAAGTATTACAAAAGGCTGGATTTGTAGGAGAAACCATTTACGTTGGCATAGATGTCCATTTGAAGAGTTGGAATGTTTCACTTTATTATGGGAGCCAATACCTGCGAAGTTTTCATCAATCACCTCATCCAGATATTTTAGTTTCATTTTTACAGCGTGAATTTCCTGGAGCAAATTACAGTTGTGCCTATGAAGCTGGTTTTAGCGGTTATTGGATAAAGAGAGCATTTGATAGACAAGGTGTAAGCTGCATTGTTGTTAATCCAGCAGACATACCCCAGACCGACAAAGGAAATAAATCAAAAACAGATAGAAACGATTCTAAACGTATTGGATCTTCACTTCAAGCAGGAATGTTGTGTCCGATCTACATCCCATCGCAAGAGACAGAAGCTGATCGTCAACTAGTTCGGACCAATGAAAAATTA
Coding sequences:
- a CDS encoding site-specific DNA-methyltransferase, with the protein product MLLDDKELKAKFFLDIKGVLVFNQSLFVQFLEQKNYLNDSYTSYKNKVGLNIDGKYLKQRNEVALVWPFKDCVLEGGQSREEDKSEEIFFNETLAQDEITQLLEPKVLTNAKRYTTEGEKPLIKFNRNEKGIITDNLIIKGNNLLALHSLKEEFAGQVKLIYIDPPYNTGGDGFNYNDNFNHSSWMTFMKNRLEIAKDLLTDDGVIFVSLDDKEAHYCKVLMDEIFKRENFIADICHKSRGSISNDKIISPNHNHILLFAKNERLVFSKKEKFGVKKSLDGFKLKDDRGDYKLVPVDGPGGASKGNPFYTFEGIEGYWRFSKEKMQKMYEEGLVVKTATGLQQKYYKEKAALSKQTVTTWWDDNFLTSSATSELKKLMGDAVFKNPKNTNLLKRITELWTENDDIILDYHAGSGTTAQAVIDLNKEDGGKRKFILCEQMDYIETVTTERVKKIMKDNDEFVYLELKKSNQKFIEQIETAKDKKQF
- a CDS encoding 5'-nucleotidase, whose protein sequence is MAVDFSEILVVGVSSRALFNLEKENEIFNTEGISGFRKYQLEHEDEPLELGTAFHLVQSLLHLNENAKKRIVEVVVMSRNSPETGVRIMNSVGKYNLDITRMAFSGGEPLAPYIDAFDIDLFLSKDLKDVQSVIDSKKCAAAYIYEPPTEIKPSDNRVKIAFDADAVLFSDESEHRYKTEGIEAFHKYEQEHQDEPLGEGPFAKLLIKLSKIQEELPTTIELSPLRIAIVTARNAPSHMRVIKTLRKWGVYVDEAYFLGGLSKDNVLKAFGAHIFFDDQEVHLTDSAKVVPSGKVPYASDSPLLKLNGKLSITKAKDEK
- a CDS encoding helix-turn-helix transcriptional regulator, with product MKTIGTTLRELREAKGLLLREVGAKLSLDPTILSKIEQDKRMPTKEQVKSLANFYKDQKNEVIIAWLSDKLYYEVQDEDLALQAMQVAEEKIKYNKKKTK
- a CDS encoding site-specific integrase, with translation METILLDLAEQEGVELLTIRVPYDPILIAAVKKIQGVRWDPDHRVWKVPPRKGLLMELRNSFGENAKLDESELRRKLNQVKEQQRFRHAYDLPLERFSAWLKSKRYSKNTQKTYLDAIGVFLKFMKGKPINEIVLEDIIRFNNDYILYKAYSSSYQNQVVNALKLFFRVEENKLIDLEEIHRPRRSFKLPNVLSKEEVRQILDSLKNLKHRVMLSLIYACGLRRSELLELRLTDIMFERKLLLIRQSKGNKDRVVPLSQKLQGQLEEYIKSYRPQHYLFEGQNGGKYSETSLAKVLKNALMETGNQKAVSLHWLRHSYATHLLESGTDLRYIQELLGHKSSRTTEIYTHVSQKKIQGIRSPFDDL
- a CDS encoding UpxY family transcription antiterminator, producing MPSWKVLYIQGRYEFKVEQQLARLGIEHYLPKVQVMRQWSDRMKKLTVPAFPSYLFVCNEDKDRQAVFQAKGVLHYVRHENQDAIIREEELDMIRKGGSMIIQNSFQAIRGLKGKQVKIKAGLLAGNTGTLVDLIGKKFVQLKLENLSMFFLVEIPTDQLQLN